A DNA window from Loxodonta africana isolate mLoxAfr1 chromosome 7, mLoxAfr1.hap2, whole genome shotgun sequence contains the following coding sequences:
- the LOC100660455 gene encoding olfactory receptor 10AG1-like has protein sequence MNHQEKPPEDNLTELMAFVLLGFADMPQLQWFLFGLFLIIYIIILMSNGTIFLITKMDPALQSPMYFFLANFSFLEICYVSATLPRMLMNLGTQRRRISLVACATQMCFVLMFGATECLLLAVMAYDRYVAICNPLHYPLVLNHRICIQLVTGSWTAGIPVQIGQTYQIFSLPFCGSNQINHFFCDIPPILKLACGDTFVNEMLVYIVAVSLVMVPFLMILGSYSKIISIILKLPSAKSRAKAFSTCSSHLTVVVLFFGSGITTYLRPNTRHSERADKVLSLFYTILIPMFNPIIYSLRNKDVITALRKLQCK, from the coding sequence ATGAATCATCAAGAAAAACCTCCAGAAGACAACCTAACAGAACTGATGGCATTTGTTCTCTTGGGCTTTGCTGACATGCCCCAACTCCAGTGGtttctttttggattgtttttaATCATCTATATTATTATCCTAATGAGCAATGGCACCATATTTCTAATAACAAAAATGGATCCTGCTCTCCAGAgccctatgtattttttcctagcaaatttttccttcttggAAATCTGCTATGTATCGGCTACTCTTCCCAGAATGCTGATGAATCTAGGAACCCAGAGACGAAGAATTTCCTTAGTTGCCTGTGCTACACAGATGTGCTTTGTCCTCATGTTTGGAGCCACAGAATGTTTGCTCCtggcagtgatggcctatgaccgctatgtggccatttgtaacccTCTGCACTATCCTCTAGTCTTGAACCACAGAATCTGCATTCAATTGGTGACTGGCTCCTGGACCGCTGGAATCCCAGTTCAGATAGGGCAGACATATCAgattttctctctgcctttttgtGGATCTAACCAAATCAACCACTTCTTCTGTGATATTCCCCCAATACTCAAGCTGGCTTGTGGGGACACCTTTGTAAACGAGATGTTGGTCTACATAGTTGCTGTGTCACTTGTCATGGTTCCCTTTCTGATGATACTTGGCTCCTACAGTAAAATcatctccatcatcctgaagttACCATCAGCCAAAAGTCGAGCCAAAGCCTTCTCAACTTGCTCATCTCATCTTACGGTTGTGGTGTTATTCTTTGGATCAGGCATTACTACATACTTAAGACCCAACACCAGACACTCAGAAAGAGCTGACAAAGTTCTATCTCTTTTCTACACTATCCTAATTCCTATGTTTAATCCCATAATATATAGTCTAAGGAACAAGGATGTCATAACAGCACTGAGAAAACTACAATgtaaataa